The Daphnia magna isolate NIES linkage group LG3, ASM2063170v1.1, whole genome shotgun sequence genomic interval GCTGGCGCCAAAACACTTATTTAGGGGCTGCGACGCTCAGCTATTGGACAAAGGCTAGAAAATGGCATCTCAAACGAAAATTACAGGTTTTTACCGTCCTACAAAAGCTAACTCTACAGCAGCTGCTGCAAAAAGACGAAAAGCTGTAATAGATGACCCCGTGTGTGAAGTTAGATCTAATTGTGATATTATACCAGCTGTAGCAACCCTTAAGCAGGAGACGACAGCTAATTTCATTCCTGAACCGGATGTGCTGTTGAAAAGTGATCCATTGAAAAAAGAGCCTGGTCCATCAGGTAAtccaaaaaacatttttactGATGGCATAGAACATGTAAAAACTGTCCAGAAAAAGCCTTGCATAAGAAAGAGTAAAAAGACTTTGAAGTCTGTGGAAAGTTTTCTGAAGGTTTCCCTTCCTAAAAGCTTGTTGTGTGAGAATGGTTATGCTGAAACAGAAGTAATCAAAGAGGAGACAACATCTTTTGCAGATAATCATGGATCCTTTCCAGCTGAAGTGTCAACCCCTAAAGGGGCAACCAGTCTCAGCACATCATGTCGCAAGAGGAAAATGCAGTGCATTGACGAGCAATCTGAGGTAGTGAAAACAACACCAGAAAAACCTGCAGAAAAAAGTAATGGAGTTCAGTTGCCCACAAGAGTTCGTAAAAAGTTGGAAatgggaaatgaaaatgttacagccaatcaagccattgaGGAAGTCAAAAGCAATGCTGATCAACTTAACTCTCCATCAAAGCCAGTTACATTTTTATGTATGGGTACACTTTCTCCTCGAAAGCCAGCCATGAGCTCTCCTATCCGTGCCAAAGGCAGTCCATTATTGAATAATAAGCCACTTCAATCAAGCTCTGAGAAATTATTGCAAAACTTAGCAGAAAAAAGGTTCAAGTCTCCGGCTGTAAAGTCTTTAGCGTCTTTACTTGATAAAGCAGCTCCTGCCGAAAAGGTActcgtttttttattattttttcacccttcttttacattttcatAGCGCATTTAACTAGTTAACGCCGGAAGAAGTCAAATCTCGTCTTGGCACTAGCAAGAATCTCGCTGAACTTCGAGCAAAACTTTCGAAAGTCAATGATTGCTCAGCAAAAGTCAAGGAATTTTACGAAAGCAAGGTTCAGCTGAAGAAGTTCGCCAACCTCGAATTCAATCTCGCTGTCCCGGTTAGGTAAGTTGCTACAAAATACCACAtaacagaagaagaaatattGTGTGTGcaataaatatttcaattattttgaACAGCCCAGGAAAGACAGCACAATCACCCATCAAACGACAGACACAGACTGAAAAAAGACCAGCCTTCGAACGTTTCCATGCACTTGCACAGGCACCTTCAGAACATCTCGTTCTTCCCTATAAATACAAGGTTCTTAATGAAGTGTTCCGTTGTCTTGAAACTGTGATCGCCATGTTGTATAACAGAAAGGAGTGCATTCATTTCACCAAGTTAAAGCCGGCAGTACAGAAAATGCTTCAGAGgtagtatttttaaaaaattatttatataCATTTATTATACGGTTATTTAAAAGTGTTTTGATTTCTCTTTAGGGATTTTACAGAGAAGCATTTAGCCCAGGTTTGTCACGTTTTCCCATCAGCGTACAAGATCAATTATGAAAAACTTGTAGCTAACCTTCGAAGCTCTCCAGTCAAGAATCGTTCCTACCATTTAACCTTGACTCCCAGATTGAACTACCTGAGTTCAAgtaattaaacatttttgatTATATCCCACCTTTTGCTTAACAATAGTTATATAATgtatatttttacatgtatatatatatatttttttttttcttcaagaaTTGCTTGATGAAGAAGAATCCGATGATACAAATGAAGaccaaaagaattttcaacCTTTAGCCCCCAGTATGCTGATAGAGCGACGCTATGTTTTCCATAACCGTTTGATCAAAATCGTCAAGGAACATCATACGGTAGATGAATTTGCGCATATGTTTCTATTAGATACTAAATCTTTTAGTTATTCTTACAGGAATTTCTGGCTAATTACAACCCCCTGTTAAAAGTGTCCGAAGAAAAGATTACCCGGTGGCATCAAAATTTCGACGTTGATGCTGTTCCTGATGTTCCTTTGGCACCCTTGCCAACACCCCCTGACGTCCAAACGTTTGCAACTGCCAAAGATGTACTTGGTAATGGCTTTTATATTAGGTCTCAGTTACGGTAGAATATTGGTTTTCATAAATCGGGTAACTCTTATAGAACAAGCGCACAATCTTGCTAAACTTAATCCTCGATTGGAAGCTGCCTTAAAAGAACGGGCTGCGCTTAGCGAAACGACTGCACCACCTAAGACAAACCTTCAACAGGAATTAGAAGCCCCAAAACCCACAGCGCCTGTTAATGCAGGGTTAAAAGGCGTTTCGCAGTCTCTGATCGACAAGGTATGGATAAATCGTGTAAATCACATTATACACGTTCATCGCTACCAACTCTTCTTTGCTTCTTTTACAGATTCGCGCCCGTGAAGCCGCAAAAGCACAAACACAAATGACGATGAATACAGAAGAAATCCGTCGGCAAGGAATGTCAAAAATGCTTCCAGAGTTAGCCAGAATTATTAATAGTATTTTTGTGACGGAGAAAAAGTCGGTTATTCCACTGCGGCCTCTCATCGAAAAGATTCAATACAGTCACCGGGGAATAATGAGTTCGTCGACGGTAGAAGAACAAATAAAACTGCTACGAAAAGTATACCCCGAATGGCTGGATATTCTAAGTAGAGGCGGTATTGACTACGTAAAAGTGGACCGTAAGATCGACAGCAACATCGTTTATCAGAAACTTGAAGACAACGCCAAAACTTAACTTGTTTAACGCCTGTGGTTTTTAATTGCAACGTTTTTATTTGCGAACTTTTTTCCaactcattttttatttttaaaatggctcgatatgtttttttttttttttacattaaaataaaatgggatGTATTTCCATCGGTTTTCCGGATACAGGTCGACACCGCAATTTTCTTGCATTTTAATTATTGTTTGATGCATGCAAATGCTGCATTATCTAGTTAACTATTAACGCAAACATCTTAGATAATTTCAATGATTTTCGCGAAATTATGCtcttttttgtaaaaatcCTTTTAATTCTAGTAGAAGGCAACAATGGACTACATCGATTTATTTAGGCAACGCAGTGGTGGGCGCGAACATGTTTGAAGCTGACTAGCAGACGTACAGAGGTACATTGGTACAAAAAACGTAAGCCTCAAAGTGGATCAGGATCAGCTGAAAACAGCTCAAATTTACCATTTTTTCGTGAtcgaaagaaagaagatgagATGCCTTGAAATCAGTGGTAAGATCTGACGTACATTTGTTGGCAatcttgtttgattttttcgaatttttatttaagtAAAACAACCTTGTGCCGGTTCTGCTAGTGCCTATCGTTGTCGTTTCGGTACCATATCGTGCTTAGAGAATTTTGTATCGTGATGATGTACGATAAGTTTTGCCAGTCATCTCCAAATCAGCAACTAAAAAACATTCGTACATGAGTAAGTGGGTCAATTTGTTAAAAGTCTGGTtatatatttatgtatttttctGTCATTAGCTAGAGTGCAGCCATTAGGAATCAAAGTAATTTACTTCTTAGTTTTCAGTTAATAATAAATAGTCACACCTTTCAAATTTTCTCAGTGAATGTTTAACACAATTTTTCAACAGTGAGTAGCTTCTTTGCAGAAATTACTAGGCAGTTTGTTCACAAACACATTTCTTGCATTTGTTGCAGGTCGACACACGTGTTGTGACGTCACTTGCCTTTTACCCGACTTCACAACTAAAAGGCAGTGAATGCAATTAAACAATACCTCAAGAAAAATCGCCATGCCGTACACTAATCTTAGAATTGCACgtgaaaagaataaaatctGTATTTGCTGAGCGAATTGCATTCGTATTCTGGACACACCTTCTGGATCAGGTTTTGACAAAAGGAAGATTGATGACCTCTCCTCTACCTGCCTGGTCTAGCCAAAGGCTTatcgttgttttgtttctaaCGACAAGTTCTCCAGAGATCAAATTATTATATCCTTTTAAGACCCACCTTCTCAGTATCCACACAAACAATGCTTTAAGGCACTCGACATGACGCCAGAGAGGCCACCAGTCTATCTTCAAGTGGAGCCGAAGTGAAACCCTTTTCAAAACTTCTCTTTTGCTCTGACACCGTGGTTTCTCGTTaacttcttcatttttacACTGGTAAATTTGATTGAACTTTTTCCGCCTTTTGTAATTTGTGACATTTACTGGGTAAGGATTACGTAAATATGGAACTACGCATATgtggattatttttttctttcaaaatcaTTGACAATCGAAACGAAGAGACATTGGGGTTCCCATTGCTTAGCGTAtcaatctatttttaaatacttaTTTATTGAATGTGCGCTGTTTAAAAAACATTATACTTCCATGGCATTAGTTTGTGTTTTTCAAACCATTTATGTTCGATGATATTCATTTTGTTCTaattgttttgtgtttgttttttgtttagaaTAATGACCCCTGTTGTGGGGCTATGTCTCTTTGCAGCCGTTTTGTGTGGTACTATCGTGAACACAGACGGAAAATTTTTGCCCGATATTAGGCTTCCGAAATCCATCCTGCCAGAACACTACAGCATTGGCATAATCCCTGACATCCATCAGGGCAACGCTGACATTGAAGGCTTTGTTCACTTGGATTTTTTCGTCCAATCACCTACAGATCGTATTGTCATGCACGCTGTGAATTTGACATTGAACGAGGAAAGCATCGTCGTTAACCAACTTCCGTCAAAAGCAATGGAAATAATGCAAGAAAATGATGTGAGCAAAATCAGCTCCACTGGGATAAGTGAAAAGTCTAAGATGTTGAAAGTCCTTCGTCCAGTTTCATACGATGTGGAAAAAGAATTTGCCATAATTCATTTAGGCTCGAAGTTGGAAGAGAACAGGCGTTACCGCGTCAGTTTGAACTATTCCGGGTACGTACTTATAGATATACAGACAACAACATGTTTTATTGTAAAAACTTTAATTGGTAAAACAGGTCATTGGCGAAGAATTTGAAGGGTTTTTATGGCTCCGAATATTTGGATAGGAAAAGCAAAACTAAGAAGTATGTCTTTTTATTGCAATAGAACCGTTAagtaaaattataaaaatagcATAACTCTTTGTTACCGTCAGATGGGTGGGTGTCACGCAATTTGAACCCACGTCAGCTCGACTAGCTTTTCCATGCCTTGACGAGCCAGCCATGAAAGCCACTTTCACCATGTCAATCGGACGGCGAACCAACTACACATCACTGTCTAATATGCCGCTCGTCAAAAGCGAACCCATGTGAGTATAAAGCCATGCTTGAGTGGTCTTACCAGTTATTACAGTATAAATTCAGTGGTTGTTGAAAAGgcgtttatttatttttcatccactttctttttttaatttaaaatttcgaaATTGGAAACCCCCGTTAGTTAAATGCTAACGCGCAAAACTAATCATTGTACTGTCAGAAAGATATATTTCACACACTCATGTTGCATTTGATTAAGGCTCTCTCTCACATCGAAACCAAAAAGCTAACAGAATTTTCTATATTTTCAAAACAGGTCCAACAAAGAGGGTTGGTTCTGGGATTTCTATGAAAAGTCCGTGCCAATGTCGACTTATCTTATTGCGTGCTTGGTTTCGGAATTCAGTTTTCGCCAAGCAAGGCCGGTCATTCGTAAAGATAGCGATAACCAATCCACGCAAAATGTAACAGACATACGCATATGGGCGCGTGCGGATGCGATAGATCAAGTGGACTTGGCCGTAAAGGTGACGCCCAATATGCTTGAATTTTTGGAAGAATATTTTCAAGTTTCGTTTCCCCTTCCCAAAATTGATCTCGTTGGTTTGCCCGACTTTTCCTCTGGTGCCATGGAAAACTGGGGACTCGTCACTTACAGGTTTTTTTAGATGGTTAAATTTTAGCCGGTTTATAATTCATTGTGTCCCATTTTTACTGCTGACCCACAGAGAGACGACTTTACTGGTAAACCCAAAATCGGCAGCGGTTCGTGATGAAATGAACGTCGAACGTGTTATTGCCCACGAGTTAGCCCATCAATGGTTAGATCATCTTTATGATTGAATTTGTATCAAAACCTTTTACTTAATTACTGAGTGATTTTCTCAGGTTTGGAAATTTAGTTACCATGGATTGGTGGAACGCTTTAtggtaataaaataaaacaatataaGGAAGAAATAAATCATCAAACTTTAATCGAATAGGTTGAATGAAGGTTTTGCCACATACGTCCAACGCTTGGTTCTTGACAACGTAATTAATGCAAAATTAACgataaaaattattattattttttttaactttgtcGAACTTGCATTTTGAAACAGGTATCACCCAAATATCAGTACGGCACTTTGCAGGCTTTAGATTTTCTTTCCGTGATGGATGCGGACGGACTTGAATCATCTCACGCTATATCAGTAGACGTTGCAGTAAATACCCATTCCAAACTAGTTAGTTTAAGGAACTCTGTATGCTAACAACAAATTCACTTTACAGCATCCAACACAGATAACGGAAATCTTTGATGCCATCTCCTATACGAAAAGTAATGAACACGATGGATCTATATCAGCTTATTAGAGTATTTTTATCTCTGCATTTTCTGTATTTTACATGCTAATTTGTAATAGGTGCTGCTGTTATTCGAATGATGAATGATTTCCTTGGAGAAGCAACATTCCGTCAAGGAATCACCAACTATCTCAACGAAAAGTACTGCGATCAATGAAATTGCAATCGTATAACAAGCTAATTTATGAACATTGTTTTAAGGAAGTACAAAAACGCTCAGCAGGACGAACTTTGGCAATTCTTGAGTGAACAGGCCCACCGGGACGCGGTTCTGCCACTGAATCTTGACGTTAAAATGATTATGGACACCTGGACGTTGCAAATGGGTTTTCCGGTTATCACTATAGAGCGAAATTACACGGATGGATACGCTTTCATCAGCCAAGTAAAATTTAACTCTTATGTTTATAACTGCCAGTCTTATTACAACTATTTGATGTACAGAAACGGTTCCTACGTGGAGTTACTCCAATTACTTCAAGTGACGAGAAATCAAGGGCCGTCACAAATTCTGTCGGGTCAAAACGAACTGATTTCCCGACCTATCGGTGGTGGGTACCAGTGTCACTCACTGATTCTGTTGCTCATGATTTTAACCAAAGCAACACTCGACCTGCTGTTTGGCTCACCCCGAGTGAACTCTCTGCATCTAAATTTATCGGCAAAAATGAAGATTCTTGGGTTATTGCCAACATTCTTGCTACCGGTTACTATCGAGTCAATTATGACGAAAGAAACTGGGGACTTCTTGACCTTCAGCTAAAAACTGATCACCAAGTTATCCACCCCATCAACCGAGCTTACCTCATTGATGATGCATTTGCTTTGGCTGCCGCTGAAATTTTGCCGTACCCTACGGCCTTCAACCTAATCGAATACCTTCCCAATGAGGACCACCATGTACCTTGGACCAGCGCTTTTAGGGCCCTAAATTATATCGGTCGGATGTTCTCGTATACGAAAGATCATGGGAGATATAAGGTATATTAATACGCCCTTCTTCCCACTTTATGTTTCACTGAATGTTTTGCTTTTTAGGCCTTCATGAGGTCATTGGTAGTTCCCTCCTACATCCGCATAGGAAATAAATTCCAGCCTGACGACAGCCCACTTACCAAAATGTTGCGTATCTCTATGACAACCCAAGCGTGTAGTCAAGAATATAGACCCTGCATTCGACAAGCTCAGCTGCTGTTTGACGAATGGATGGATAGCCCGGATCCTATTGGATCAAATAGGTAGTATTCGctattttaaatgaaaaaagaaatgctaaAATACCgctccttttttaaaaatacagcATCATTCCCGATCTTCGATCCTCTACCTACTGTACAGCCATTAAGTATGGTGGCCAGTTGGAATGGGATTTCGCGTGGCGAATGAGTTTCAATATGACCTCAGCCCAGGATCGTGACGTGATTTTGTCGGCGTTGGGCTGCAGCCGTGATCCTTGGATTCTTATTCGCTATTTGTCATTTGTGCTTGATCCAAGCTCTGGAATTCGCAAGCAAGACGGACGACGTGTGATAAGTGCAGTGGCTAGCAATCCCGGTGGACGAAGAATAGCTTTCCAATTCGTCTTAAATCATTTTGAAGAAATGTTTTCATAGTAAGAAATTTTAGTTTGAATCCTTTTGTTCGTGGCTGATCACAGTTTTCTCTCACTGTTTGAAATGAATAGCTTTGGGAATCCAGTCCGCGTCCTTCAAATGCTCAGCAGTACCACAAGTAGCCTTAACACGCCCGAGGAGCTCATCAAGGTAAgttgatttttacttctatatttatcTATGTTGTGACTAAGTTGTCGCTTTTTTTGCGACTAGATTCAAAAACTAATGGAGTCCAAAGTTATGTTGCTTCAAAAAGCGCAGACTTCTGCCAACAATATTCAGTCGGTAGTGTCTGCCAACATTAAATGGATGgataaaaatttcaaaaacttgaaCCAGTGGTTCGATAGTAAAGGCTTCTGAtggaaaaatctttttcatttttaaagatTATTGCAACAAAGCTGTACTAATTCTGAAACCTTACGCTTCATTTTTATCCAATAAAAATGTTCGTTTTTATGCGAGTAATcttaattaaaatattaccTTAGGCTTTATTTAAGGGACTAAAAATTAAGCTAAAATCTAATCTAATGCTAATTAAGGTGTTTTgcacaacagcaacaaaataataatagagcACTCTACCGGTATTAAGATTACAAACGTAGGTTTATTCCACTCAATGCTAATGTCTTTGTAACGGTGGTATGTAAATCCACGTTTGGCATGCAGTCTATAGACCAAAATTTTATGAATCTTTCATGGAAGTATCGTGAGTTGCCGTCACTTTAAGCGTAAATGCGTTGTTACCATGCAGCCATTGTGACGATAATGCAAAATTCTTAGACGATGATCACACTATCGCACTTAAGATATCTTTCGTAGTTCGCAAATGGTCTTCGAGTAAGACGATTCTGACGTCGCCACGTGTTAATAATCGAACGCACCACGTTTCCTTACCGTAATACGtcagcaaacaaaaaaccacAAGGTCTACGTTCGAATCGGCACATTTTGCTTGCCTA includes:
- the LOC116919165 gene encoding DNA replication factor Cdt1 isoform X2, translating into MASQTKITGFYRPTKANSTAAAAKRRKAVIDDPVCEVRSNCDIIPAVATLKQETTANFIPEPDVLLKSDPLKKEPGPSDNHGSFPAEVSTPKGATSLSTSCRKRKMQCIDEQSEVVKTTPEKPAEKSNGVQLPTRVRKKLEMGNENVTANQAIEEVKSNADQLNSPSKPVTFLCMGTLSPRKPAMSSPIRAKGSPLLNNKPLQSSSEKLLQNLAEKRFKSPAVKSLASLLDKAAPAEKLTPEEVKSRLGTSKNLAELRAKLSKVNDCSAKVKEFYESKVQLKKFANLEFNLAVPVSPGKTAQSPIKRQTQTEKRPAFERFHALAQAPSEHLVLPYKYKVLNEVFRCLETVIAMLYNRKECIHFTKLKPAVQKMLQRDFTEKHLAQVCHVFPSAYKINYEKLVANLRSSPVKNRSYHLTLTPRLNYLSSKLLDEEESDDTNEDQKNFQPLAPSMLIERRYVFHNRLIKIVKEHHTEFLANYNPLLKVSEEKITRWHQNFDVDAVPDVPLAPLPTPPDVQTFATAKDVLEQAHNLAKLNPRLEAALKERAALSETTAPPKTNLQQELEAPKPTAPVNAGLKGVSQSLIDKIRAREAAKAQTQMTMNTEEIRRQGMSKMLPELARIINSIFVTEKKSVIPLRPLIEKIQYSHRGIMSSSTVEEQIKLLRKVYPEWLDILSRGGIDYVKVDRKIDSNIVYQKLEDNAKT
- the LOC116919165 gene encoding DNA replication factor Cdt1 isoform X1, giving the protein MASQTKITGFYRPTKANSTAAAAKRRKAVIDDPVCEVRSNCDIIPAVATLKQETTANFIPEPDVLLKSDPLKKEPGPSGNPKNIFTDGIEHVKTVQKKPCIRKSKKTLKSVESFLKVSLPKSLLCENGYAETEVIKEETTSFADNHGSFPAEVSTPKGATSLSTSCRKRKMQCIDEQSEVVKTTPEKPAEKSNGVQLPTRVRKKLEMGNENVTANQAIEEVKSNADQLNSPSKPVTFLCMGTLSPRKPAMSSPIRAKGSPLLNNKPLQSSSEKLLQNLAEKRFKSPAVKSLASLLDKAAPAEKLTPEEVKSRLGTSKNLAELRAKLSKVNDCSAKVKEFYESKVQLKKFANLEFNLAVPVSPGKTAQSPIKRQTQTEKRPAFERFHALAQAPSEHLVLPYKYKVLNEVFRCLETVIAMLYNRKECIHFTKLKPAVQKMLQRDFTEKHLAQVCHVFPSAYKINYEKLVANLRSSPVKNRSYHLTLTPRLNYLSSKLLDEEESDDTNEDQKNFQPLAPSMLIERRYVFHNRLIKIVKEHHTEFLANYNPLLKVSEEKITRWHQNFDVDAVPDVPLAPLPTPPDVQTFATAKDVLEQAHNLAKLNPRLEAALKERAALSETTAPPKTNLQQELEAPKPTAPVNAGLKGVSQSLIDKIRAREAAKAQTQMTMNTEEIRRQGMSKMLPELARIINSIFVTEKKSVIPLRPLIEKIQYSHRGIMSSSTVEEQIKLLRKVYPEWLDILSRGGIDYVKVDRKIDSNIVYQKLEDNAKT
- the LOC116919174 gene encoding aminopeptidase N, whose amino-acid sequence is MTPVVGLCLFAAVLCGTIVNTDGKFLPDIRLPKSILPEHYSIGIIPDIHQGNADIEGFVHLDFFVQSPTDRIVMHAVNLTLNEESIVVNQLPSKAMEIMQENDVSKISSTGISEKSKMLKVLRPVSYDVEKEFAIIHLGSKLEENRRYRVSLNYSGSLAKNLKGFYGSEYLDRKSKTKKWVGVTQFEPTSARLAFPCLDEPAMKATFTMSIGRRTNYTSLSNMPLVKSEPMSNKEGWFWDFYEKSVPMSTYLIACLVSEFSFRQARPVIRKDSDNQSTQNVTDIRIWARADAIDQVDLAVKVTPNMLEFLEEYFQVSFPLPKIDLVGLPDFSSGAMENWGLVTYRETTLLVNPKSAAVRDEMNVERVIAHELAHQWFGNLVTMDWWNALWLNEGFATYVQRLVLDNVSPKYQYGTLQALDFLSVMDADGLESSHAISVDVAHPTQITEIFDAISYTKSAAVIRMMNDFLGEATFRQGITNYLNEKKYKNAQQDELWQFLSEQAHRDAVLPLNLDVKMIMDTWTLQMGFPVITIERNYTDGYAFISQKRFLRGVTPITSSDEKSRAVTNSVGSKRTDFPTYRWWVPVSLTDSVAHDFNQSNTRPAVWLTPSELSASKFIGKNEDSWVIANILATGYYRVNYDERNWGLLDLQLKTDHQVIHPINRAYLIDDAFALAAAEILPYPTAFNLIEYLPNEDHHVPWTSAFRALNYIGRMFSYTKDHGRYKAFMRSLVVPSYIRIGNKFQPDDSPLTKMLRISMTTQACSQEYRPCIRQAQLLFDEWMDSPDPIGSNSIIPDLRSSTYCTAIKYGGQLEWDFAWRMSFNMTSAQDRDVILSALGCSRDPWILIRYLSFVLDPSSGIRKQDGRRVISAVASNPGGRRIAFQFVLNHFEEMFSYFGNPVRVLQMLSSTTSSLNTPEELIKIQKLMESKVMLLQKAQTSANNIQSVVSANIKWMDKNFKNLNQWFDSKGF